A genome region from Archaeoglobus fulgidus DSM 4304 includes the following:
- a CDS encoding amidohydrolase family protein: protein MASGYPLSQTFGHGDIHFLPPELADARTSKIKVPFQSLLCDGEDEFRKGARYVLREGVDFIKIFVTGGVASQKDKPEFPQMTRGEIAAVVEEARRAGRLVHAHAESSEGYINAVEEGVKTLAHGMDLNQDAINLSVEKDVTLIPTLSIVDVALKFGPSNNLPEWMLEKLKEVHEIHAESIKRAYRERVRLATGTDFFIGAKEVQLYGLNSLEIKLLVGLGVKPMDALKAVIKEGEIVKQS, encoded by the coding sequence GTGGCGTCTGGATATCCCCTCTCGCAGACCTTCGGGCATGGGGACATCCACTTCCTCCCCCCTGAGCTTGCAGACGCAAGAACTTCGAAGATAAAGGTCCCTTTCCAGTCTCTCCTCTGCGATGGGGAGGATGAGTTCAGGAAAGGTGCTCGCTACGTTCTGAGGGAAGGAGTGGACTTCATCAAGATTTTTGTCACCGGAGGTGTTGCGTCGCAGAAGGACAAGCCCGAATTCCCCCAGATGACGAGGGGGGAGATTGCTGCTGTTGTTGAGGAGGCGAGGAGGGCAGGCAGGCTTGTCCACGCCCATGCCGAGTCATCTGAGGGATACATCAACGCCGTTGAGGAGGGGGTAAAAACCCTCGCCCACGGAATGGATTTGAATCAGGATGCAATAAATCTGTCAGTTGAAAAGGACGTTACTCTCATTCCCACACTCTCCATCGTTGACGTCGCACTGAAATTCGGGCCCTCAAACAACCTGCCCGAATGGATGCTTGAGAAGCTGAAAGAAGTGCACGAGATACATGCCGAGTCCATAAAAAGGGCTTACAGGGAGAGAGTGAGGCTTGCAACGGGAACGGACTTCTTCATAGGGGCAAAGGAGGTGCAGCTTTACGGCCTGAACAGCCTTGAGATCAAGCTTCTCGTTGGTCTGGGAGTAAAGCCGATGGATGCCCTTAAAGCGGTGATAAAAGAGGGAGAAATTGTAAAGCAGAGCTAA
- a CDS encoding Glu/Leu/Phe/Val dehydrogenase dimerization domain-containing protein has translation MRDKVLDTLKFGACAGGIRMLPDVTVEEVAWLVRAMSLKAAIFGIPVGGAKGGICADPNSEHRREILTSTPDTLLSFLKRPFTSPALTWGRADRCPPARHGLQEWGLREGEPAYTFGVFVARAIKDLEAMLDAGYTTIVMQGVLWLCISEKRLRRVL, from the coding sequence ATACGGGACAAGGTCCTTGACACTCTGAAATTTGGTGCATGTGCCGGTGGAATAAGGATGCTGCCCGACGTTACGGTTGAGGAGGTTGCATGGCTTGTGAGGGCTATGAGTCTCAAGGCTGCAATCTTTGGAATTCCCGTTGGCGGGGCGAAGGGAGGAATCTGTGCAGACCCAAATTCGGAGCATAGGAGGGAGATACTTACCAGTACGCCAGATACATTGCTCAGTTTCTTAAAAAGGCCCTTTACATCCCCGGCTCTGACATGGGGACGAGCTGATAGATGCCCACCTGCACGTCACGGGCTTCAGGAGTGGGGACTACGTGAGGGAGAGCCTGCTTACACCTTCGGCGTTTTCGTTGCTAGGGCAATAAAGGATTTGGAGGCGATGCTTGATGCTGGATATACTACCATAGTTATGCAGGGAGTGTTGTGGCTCTGCATCTCAGAGAAGCGGTTAAGGAGGGTGTTGTGA
- a CDS encoding indolepyruvate ferredoxin oxidoreductase subunit alpha, which produces MPAVIDAARCDGCGLCIPECKGNAIHLNGSKAYVDEDACMECGACVRACPNNAISVEW; this is translated from the coding sequence ATGCCTGCTGTAATAGATGCGGCAAGATGTGACGGATGCGGGCTTTGCATTCCAGAGTGCAAGGGAAATGCCATCCACCTCAATGGCAGCAAGGCTTACGTTGATGAGGATGCCTGCATGGAGTGTGGCGCTTGCGTGAGGGCCTGCCCCAACAACGCCATCAGCGTTGAGTGGTAA
- a CDS encoding M48 family metalloprotease — MLESWATSSLILFVAILVVISLSLLYCSYLRRERWWKISGIFSVASFAVYILLFFWSFWNLLSNLLFILLVELAVFIILLPIFKVVFELKFENEEKYGEIDGIPVIIGYEKGKKVYNAFYTPLKRKIFVTKSLKDVLSGEELKAVIYHESGHSKNKWWMITRSTAMMFWVLIAAVVLTTLFLLEMGKFQPNLKVSLFITLGALLIIYATFFMVFSWINEHEADLFAVKKSGYENFSKALFKTYFYNVLGDYAEFVGKIDLKNFNSGDVTPFEILKILLKQSIYYLFPRNILNQPIPQTHPPLRYRILLAHQTLKC; from the coding sequence ATGCTCGAGTCATGGGCAACAAGCAGCCTAATTTTGTTCGTAGCGATTCTTGTGGTCATATCTTTATCTTTATTATATTGCTCATACTTAAGGCGGGAGAGGTGGTGGAAGATTTCGGGAATTTTCAGTGTTGCTTCATTTGCGGTTTATATCCTTCTTTTCTTCTGGTCATTCTGGAATTTACTTTCCAACCTATTATTTATCTTATTGGTAGAATTAGCGGTCTTTATAATACTCTTGCCGATTTTTAAGGTGGTGTTTGAATTGAAATTTGAAAATGAAGAGAAATACGGCGAAATTGATGGTATTCCTGTTATTATTGGTTACGAAAAGGGCAAGAAAGTATACAACGCATTTTATACACCGCTTAAAAGAAAAATTTTTGTCACGAAAAGTCTTAAAGACGTTCTTTCCGGTGAGGAGCTTAAAGCTGTTATTTACCATGAATCAGGGCATTCTAAAAACAAGTGGTGGATGATAACTAGATCTACTGCCATGATGTTTTGGGTTTTGATAGCTGCTGTTGTATTAACTACACTTTTTCTCTTGGAAATGGGCAAATTTCAACCAAATCTTAAAGTAAGTCTTTTTATAACCCTAGGAGCGCTACTTATCATTTACGCAACATTTTTCATGGTTTTCAGCTGGATAAACGAGCATGAAGCCGATTTATTTGCAGTTAAAAAGTCTGGGTACGAAAACTTCTCCAAAGCTCTTTTCAAGACGTATTTTTACAATGTTCTTGGGGATTATGCAGAATTTGTCGGCAAAATAGACCTGAAAAACTTCAATTCGGGAGATGTGACACCATTTGAAATCCTGAAAATTTTGTTGAAACAGAGTATTTACTACCTCTTCCCTCGGAATATCCTTAACCAGCCTATTCCTCAAACTCACCCGCCCCTAAGATACAGAATTTTGTTGGCGCATCAAACGTTAAAATGTTGA
- a CDS encoding PaaI family thioesterase — protein MDEFEGLLKAVGSAPWYKLIGMVPKLQGDRVVVEMEIDRSKHLQALGTTHGGAIASVLDSAIGLNVNREVVKMGKTAVTAQLNIHYIRPVTEGKIVGVGMPMHIGSKVTVGYGEVRNEEGELVAAGTATFYIIDRRFRD, from the coding sequence ATGGATGAGTTTGAGGGGCTTTTGAAAGCTGTTGGCTCTGCACCCTGGTACAAGCTAATCGGAATGGTTCCGAAGTTACAGGGAGACAGGGTTGTTGTAGAGATGGAGATTGATAGAAGCAAACATCTTCAGGCCCTCGGCACCACTCACGGTGGGGCAATTGCCAGTGTTCTCGATTCTGCCATTGGCCTGAACGTCAACAGAGAGGTGGTGAAGATGGGGAAAACTGCAGTGACAGCACAGCTCAACATTCACTACATCAGGCCCGTTACGGAGGGAAAGATTGTGGGAGTGGGAATGCCGATGCATATCGGCTCAAAGGTTACGGTTGGTTACGGAGAGGTGAGGAACGAGGAAGGAGAGCTTGTTGCTGCTGGCACTGCAACCTTCTACATAATCGACAGAAGGTTCAGGGACTGA
- a CDS encoding HAD family hydrolase: protein MHQVIQQRKPESSGESSRFELIAFDLDGTLIELNIPFDEIRRELGIEGRFILESIMDEKDLQRRQEMLRVLESYELRCAMEARPAYYAVELVNGLDAIKGVITRNSRRSAEIVAERLGFEFDFIIGREDAEPKPSPEPLNLALRMFDVSPSKALMVGDFLFDLLSGKAAGAKTALILTDRNRGMAKSFIQHADYVFESLKELADFLEVEQ from the coding sequence ATGCATCAGGTAATCCAGCAGAGGAAGCCAGAAAGCTCAGGAGAGTCCTCAAGATTTGAGCTAATTGCCTTCGACCTTGACGGAACTCTTATCGAGCTCAACATCCCCTTTGATGAGATAAGGAGAGAGCTTGGAATTGAGGGGAGGTTCATCCTTGAGTCCATAATGGATGAGAAGGACCTTCAGAGAAGGCAGGAAATGCTCAGAGTTCTTGAGAGCTATGAGCTTAGGTGTGCGATGGAGGCAAGGCCAGCCTACTACGCCGTTGAGCTCGTTAACGGCCTTGATGCCATAAAAGGAGTCATTACAAGGAACAGCAGAAGAAGTGCGGAAATAGTTGCCGAGAGGCTCGGCTTCGAGTTCGATTTTATCATCGGAAGGGAAGATGCCGAGCCAAAACCCTCTCCTGAGCCCTTGAACCTCGCCTTGAGGATGTTTGACGTCAGCCCCTCAAAGGCTTTGATGGTTGGAGACTTTCTTTTCGACTTGCTATCGGGAAAGGCGGCGGGAGCAAAAACCGCCCTGATACTGACAGATAGAAACAGGGGGATGGCAAAGTCTTTTATCCAGCACGCAGACTACGTTTTTGAGTCCCTGAAAGAGCTGGCAGATTTCCTTGAGGTGGAGCAATGA
- the pyrF gene encoding orotidine-5'-phosphate decarboxylase has translation MKQLILALDVMDGEKAMEIAKKVAEHVDRIKVNYPLVLSAGVGIMKRLSEIKPVIADFKIADVPYTSSLIARIAFENSAESVIVHGFVGSDTLREVCRVAEEFGGKVYAVTELSSPGGEEFMSAVSLKIVEKAKEAGCHGLIAPSTRIERLREIRKAAGDMEILCPGIGAQKGSIEAVKYADGIIVGRGIYASGNPAEEARKLRRVLKI, from the coding sequence ATGAAACAGCTCATACTGGCTCTTGATGTGATGGATGGTGAAAAAGCGATGGAAATCGCCAAAAAAGTTGCTGAACACGTTGACAGAATAAAGGTCAACTATCCTCTCGTTCTTTCTGCTGGCGTGGGGATAATGAAGCGACTTTCCGAAATCAAACCCGTAATTGCGGATTTCAAGATTGCTGACGTCCCCTACACAAGCTCCCTCATCGCGAGAATTGCCTTCGAGAACTCAGCCGAGTCGGTAATTGTCCACGGCTTTGTTGGCAGTGACACTCTTAGAGAGGTTTGCAGAGTGGCTGAGGAGTTTGGGGGAAAGGTTTATGCCGTAACGGAGCTCAGCAGCCCCGGAGGGGAGGAGTTCATGAGTGCAGTTTCTCTGAAAATCGTTGAGAAGGCCAAAGAAGCAGGCTGTCACGGCCTCATCGCTCCGTCAACAAGAATTGAGAGGCTGAGGGAGATAAGAAAAGCTGCGGGGGATATGGAGATACTCTGCCCGGGAATTGGGGCACAGAAAGGCAGCATCGAAGCTGTGAAGTATGCTGATGGAATTATAGTGGGGAGGGGAATTTATGCATCAGGTAATCCAGCAGAGGAAGCCAGAAAGCTCAGGAGAGTCCTCAAGATTTGA
- the glp gene encoding molybdopterin molybdotransferase MoeA gives MVREKGFWKRERVDEALYRLLKKIKALETEDVSVYNLQGRVLAEDIVAGFDVPKFNRAAMDGYAVKAEDTFGASVSNPIMLQLAGSVEIGEVPKVVVESGMAVRIMTGAMMPEGTNAVVMLEHTRLNGNFVEVLKSVTPMKNVSRVGEDIAAGEVVFRKGEILQPQDAGVIASLGIESVRVYRKPRVAVITTGNELAEVGEPLEGAKIYNSNNPMICNALLEFGFEAISLGIARDDEEELRNKLQKALEFDAAVITGGTSVGAKDLVPDVVGEFGEIVFHGVSMKPGMPTGAAVVEGKPVFMLPGSPAAALLGFYTFAIPALYRMMNVRIIARKWSRQKGVLQGRIPSEIGVRSNVRVLWEDGKVYPIRISGSGILSSFVRANALLVVPEDKEGYEEGEEVEVTLLRDVTEVFE, from the coding sequence ATGGTCAGGGAAAAGGGGTTCTGGAAGAGGGAAAGGGTTGATGAAGCCCTCTACAGGTTGCTAAAAAAAATTAAAGCTCTTGAAACTGAAGATGTTAGCGTTTATAACCTCCAAGGCCGTGTTCTGGCAGAGGATATTGTAGCGGGCTTCGATGTGCCGAAATTCAACAGGGCGGCGATGGATGGATACGCCGTCAAAGCCGAGGACACCTTCGGTGCATCCGTAAGCAACCCCATCATGCTCCAGCTTGCGGGAAGCGTTGAGATTGGAGAGGTGCCGAAGGTCGTGGTGGAGTCGGGAATGGCTGTCAGAATAATGACCGGGGCAATGATGCCCGAAGGCACCAACGCTGTTGTAATGCTCGAACACACAAGGTTAAACGGCAACTTTGTTGAGGTTTTGAAGTCCGTAACGCCTATGAAAAACGTTTCGAGGGTGGGAGAGGACATAGCGGCGGGAGAGGTTGTGTTCAGGAAAGGGGAAATTCTGCAGCCTCAGGATGCCGGAGTGATTGCCTCACTGGGAATTGAAAGCGTCAGAGTTTACCGCAAACCGAGGGTGGCGGTTATCACCACCGGAAACGAGCTTGCGGAGGTTGGTGAGCCGCTTGAAGGGGCCAAAATCTACAACTCCAACAACCCGATGATTTGCAATGCCCTTCTTGAGTTCGGTTTCGAGGCGATTTCCCTTGGAATTGCGAGGGATGATGAGGAGGAGCTGCGAAATAAGCTGCAGAAAGCTCTGGAATTTGATGCTGCTGTGATTACGGGTGGCACTTCTGTAGGAGCGAAGGACCTCGTTCCTGATGTTGTTGGCGAGTTTGGTGAGATTGTTTTCCATGGCGTTTCCATGAAACCCGGTATGCCCACTGGAGCTGCGGTTGTTGAGGGAAAGCCTGTTTTCATGCTTCCGGGCTCTCCTGCTGCTGCCCTGCTCGGCTTTTACACTTTCGCCATTCCTGCGCTTTACAGAATGATGAACGTCAGGATTATTGCGAGAAAGTGGAGCAGGCAGAAGGGTGTGCTGCAGGGCAGGATACCGTCGGAGATAGGAGTGAGGAGTAACGTAAGGGTTCTGTGGGAGGATGGGAAGGTTTATCCGATAAGAATTTCAGGGTCGGGGATTCTCAGCTCCTTTGTCAGGGCAAATGCCCTCTTGGTTGTTCCCGAGGATAAGGAGGGATACGAGGAGGGCGAGGAGGTGGAGGTTACCCTTCTGAGAGATGTAACAGAGGTGTTTGAATGA